The Dioscorea cayenensis subsp. rotundata cultivar TDr96_F1 chromosome 11, TDr96_F1_v2_PseudoChromosome.rev07_lg8_w22 25.fasta, whole genome shotgun sequence genomic interval TCAGAGTGGcatcaattttgtttatttgttcatcCTCATTTATCTGAAGCAAATCTAATTGAGACTGCAGTAATGTAGCAGGCATGAAGTGCTTACCGTCATTAGATCTGATCTTAATCCTCTCGGCAATCACTTCTGCTGGGGCGACTAAACATACAAATTTTACCCGGCAGGTGGTATAGTTCCCGGGTTTATAGTTAGGATCGGCTGATCTTAGGATCTCTCTGTACTTATTTTGTAGTGCTGAGCAAGTTAGAGTTAGAGTTTCACCATTCATCATGTATTTCCTGATTGCGCCGCTGAGAGCTTCAAGCCATGGTACCCTGTCCTCGTCGTTAAGCGGAATTGCTCTGCTCATTTTTTCTGCAAAGTGGAAGCAGTTGGATCAGTCACTGCAATAAAATGGTTAAACTCGATTTATGATGTGATTTAATCCAAGAAAATGTAAACCAAGATCGCAATACATAAGTTGCAGGAATTTTTTGACAGTGAATACATAAAACCATGTTGCGCcaataaatttcaatataatttggCTGCAGACACTCTTCATGAtcataacaaaaacaattaGCATTCATCTACAAATTTCATGGTCCCCATTACAGTTTATACAGAGAATTGGTGaatgaacaaagaaaaaaaatatacaataattcTCAAAGTTTGCAAGAATTATTGAATATCTCTTGGTAATT includes:
- the LOC120272503 gene encoding gluconokinase isoform X2 produces the protein MLAKSLGCNFIEADDYHSQANKEKMSRAIPLNDEDRVPWLEALSGAIRKYMMNGETLTLTCSALQNKYREILRSADPNYKPGNYTTCRVKFVCLVAPAEVIAERIKIRSNDGKHFMPATLLQSQLDLLQINEDEQINKIDATLKLQSIVDSILLLIKGLELQQ
- the LOC120272503 gene encoding gluconokinase isoform X1, which encodes MASNLQTQGLAIVIMGVSGSGKSTVCEMLAKSLGCNFIEADDYHSQANKEKMSRAIPLNDEDRVPWLEALSGAIRKYMMNGETLTLTCSALQNKYREILRSADPNYKPGNYTTCRVKFVCLVAPAEVIAERIKIRSNDGKHFMPATLLQSQLDLLQINEDEQINKIDATLKLQSIVDSILLLIKGLELQQ